From the genome of Spinacia oleracea cultivar Varoflay chromosome 2, BTI_SOV_V1, whole genome shotgun sequence, one region includes:
- the LOC130467255 gene encoding uncharacterized protein — MMHVRKGGDNNTICYDKDCPDFNANDGTIQLGEVLPPSNKGHDPQDIIEINLMQDDGGIWHIYGSNSGYIGCWKGEIFSSLKEKATTMIFGGEVYTPAWSDTSPPMGSGSFQNGIPSETSYFSDILVNFNTGDTDPKNPEIVETRCYWVGDVGGGDRLEGYGFFFCGRGGKDKAKCFY; from the exons ATGATGCATGTGCGGAAAGGA GGTGACAACAATACAATTTGTTATGACAAAGACTGCCCAGACTTCAATGCAAATGATGGGACCATTCAGCTTGGTGAAGTGTTGCCACCATCAAATAAGGGTCATGACCCCCAAGATATTATAGAAATAAATTTGATGCAG gatgATGGAGGGATATGGCATATATATGGTTCAAATTCTGGATATATAGGATGTTGGAAAGGTGAAATATTTAGTAGCCTGAAAGAAAAAGCGACGACCATGATATTTGGAGGGGAAGTCTATACTCCAGCATGGTCAGATACCAGCCCTCCGATGGGAAGTGGAAGTTTTCAGAATGGTATTCCTTCTGAAACTTCTTATTTCTCAGACATCCTGGTTAACTTTAATACTGGAGACACCGACCCCAAAAATCCCGAAATCGTAGAAACAAGATGCTATTGGGTTGGTGATGTTGGAGGGGGTGATCGCTTAGAAGGTTATGGCTTCTTTTTTTGTGGTAGAGGAGGAAAAGATAAAGCTAAATGTTTTTACTAA